A single region of the Streptomyces sp. NBC_00425 genome encodes:
- a CDS encoding TauD/TfdA dioxygenase family protein encodes MSLHLRKLSANIGAHVSGVDVAGPLDEDTRAALREALNVHKALVFDDVNLDDESQQAFVRHFGDVTTAHPTVPAVDGAPNVLPVDSERGVANHWHTDVTFVLNPPQASTLRSITVPPYGGETLIASSAAAYRQLPEPLRALADTLWAEHTNDYDYAVPAEDIDEERDAQRAQFTSIKYRTAHPVVRVHPLTGERGLFIGGFAQRIVGLSVGESRRILDLLQSYVVRPENVLRHRWSENQLVLFDNRITQHYAVDNYDKQPRRLHRVTAAGDIPVGVEGKESYAIEGDAAHYTSVAA; translated from the coding sequence ATGTCCCTCCACCTGCGCAAGCTCTCCGCGAACATCGGCGCCCACGTCAGCGGCGTCGACGTCGCCGGGCCCCTCGACGAGGACACCCGTGCCGCCCTGCGCGAGGCGCTCAACGTCCACAAGGCACTGGTCTTCGACGACGTGAACCTCGACGACGAGAGCCAGCAGGCCTTCGTCCGTCACTTCGGCGACGTCACCACCGCCCACCCGACCGTGCCCGCCGTCGACGGCGCTCCGAACGTGCTGCCCGTCGACAGCGAGCGGGGCGTCGCGAACCACTGGCACACCGACGTCACGTTCGTCCTCAACCCGCCGCAGGCCAGCACGCTGCGCAGCATCACGGTCCCGCCGTACGGCGGCGAGACCCTGATCGCCAGCTCGGCCGCCGCCTATCGTCAGCTGCCCGAACCGCTGCGCGCGCTCGCCGACACGCTGTGGGCCGAGCACACCAACGACTACGACTACGCGGTTCCCGCGGAGGACATCGACGAGGAACGGGACGCCCAGCGCGCCCAGTTCACCTCCATCAAGTACCGCACCGCCCACCCCGTGGTCCGGGTCCACCCGCTGACCGGTGAACGCGGCCTGTTCATCGGCGGGTTCGCGCAGCGGATCGTGGGGCTGTCGGTGGGCGAGTCGCGCCGGATCCTCGACCTGCTCCAGTCGTACGTCGTGCGCCCGGAGAACGTCCTGCGCCACCGCTGGTCGGAGAACCAGCTGGTGCTGTTCGACAACCGCATCACCCAGCACTACGCCGTCGACAACTACGACAAGCAGCCGCGCCGGCTGCACCGGGTGACCGCCGCCGGCGACATCCCGGTCGGCGTCGAGGGCAAGGAGAGCTACGCGATCGAGGGGGACGCGGCGCACTACACGTCCGTCGCGGCGTAG
- a CDS encoding LLM class flavin-dependent oxidoreductase, with amino-acid sequence MPRQLHLNAFLMNTGHHEASWRLPESDPHAHVELSHYVHLARTAERGAFDSLFLADGPQLWGDLAQRPAGSLEPLTLLTALATATEHIGLIATASTSYNSPYNLARKFASLDIISGGRAGWNIVTTAGAEAARNFGLDAEPAHAERYARAAEFLDVALKLWDSWEDDAIVADKASGVWGDDRKIHPPRHRGTYFSVEGALNVPRSPQGYPLLVQAGSSEDGKVFAARYAEAVFTAQQTLADAQAFYADLKARTAAAGRDPDHIKVLPGIVPVIGSTEAEARAHERVLEDHIVYAHGVGRLESLLQLEPGTLELDAELPAVLPPEEAIEGAKSRYTLVVELARRERLTVRQLIGRLGGGRGHLTFAGTPEQVADKIETWFRQGAADGFNIMPAVLPSGLDAFVDHVVPLLRARGLLRTGYGPRTTLRERYGLPRPANQYIGPALATV; translated from the coding sequence ATGCCCCGCCAGCTTCATCTCAACGCGTTTCTCATGAACACCGGTCACCACGAGGCCTCGTGGCGGCTGCCCGAGAGCGATCCGCACGCCCACGTCGAACTGAGCCACTACGTCCATCTGGCCCGGACCGCCGAACGCGGCGCCTTCGACTCGCTGTTCCTCGCCGACGGACCGCAGCTCTGGGGCGACCTGGCACAGCGGCCGGCCGGCTCGCTGGAACCGCTCACCCTGCTCACCGCGCTCGCGACGGCGACCGAGCACATCGGTCTGATCGCCACCGCGTCGACCTCCTACAACTCCCCCTACAACCTGGCCCGCAAGTTCGCCTCGCTGGACATCATCAGCGGCGGCCGGGCCGGCTGGAACATCGTCACCACGGCCGGCGCGGAGGCCGCACGCAACTTCGGCCTCGACGCCGAGCCCGCGCACGCCGAGCGGTACGCCCGGGCCGCCGAGTTCCTCGATGTGGCGCTGAAGCTCTGGGACAGCTGGGAGGACGACGCGATCGTCGCCGACAAGGCGTCCGGCGTCTGGGGCGACGACCGCAAGATCCACCCGCCCCGGCACCGGGGGACGTACTTCAGCGTCGAGGGCGCGCTCAACGTGCCGCGTTCCCCGCAGGGTTACCCGCTGCTGGTGCAGGCGGGCTCGAGCGAGGACGGCAAGGTGTTCGCCGCCCGGTACGCGGAGGCGGTGTTCACGGCCCAGCAGACCCTCGCCGACGCGCAGGCCTTCTACGCCGACCTGAAGGCCCGTACGGCGGCGGCCGGACGCGATCCGGACCACATCAAGGTGCTGCCCGGGATCGTGCCGGTGATCGGCTCCACGGAGGCCGAGGCACGTGCGCACGAACGTGTCCTCGAGGACCACATCGTGTACGCGCACGGCGTCGGGCGGCTGGAGTCACTGCTGCAACTGGAACCCGGCACGCTGGAGTTGGACGCCGAGCTGCCCGCCGTCCTGCCGCCCGAGGAGGCCATCGAGGGCGCGAAGAGCCGCTACACGCTCGTGGTGGAGCTGGCCCGGCGCGAACGCCTCACCGTGCGGCAGCTGATCGGGCGGCTCGGCGGCGGCCGCGGGCATCTCACCTTCGCGGGGACGCCCGAACAGGTCGCCGACAAGATCGAGACCTGGTTCCGGCAGGGCGCCGCCGACGGTTTCAACATCATGCCCGCCGTCCTCCCCTCGGGCCTCGACGCCTTCGTCGACCACGTCGTCCCGCTCCTGCGCGCCCGGGGGCTGCTGCGCACCGGGTACGGCCCGCGCACGACCCTGCGCGAGCGGTACGGCCTGCCGCGTCCCGCCAACCAGTACATCGGCCCCGCACTCGCCACCGTCTGA
- a CDS encoding ABC transporter ATP-binding protein: MAPHTEQLTRTAAVRLRGLTRSFDGRTVLDAVDLDIPAGQFVALLGHSGSGKSTLLRAVAGLDHSVAGSGELTAPERVSVVFQDSRLLPWRRVLENVLLGLDGREAQRKGREALTEVGLKGRERAWPNELSGGEAQRAALARSLVREPELLLADEPFGALDALTRIKMHTLLRELWERHRPSVLLVTHDVDEAIVLADRVLVLEHGRIGLDLTIERPHPRSYRDPLLGEYRERLLAALGVTADVG, encoded by the coding sequence ATGGCGCCGCACACTGAGCAGCTGACCCGTACCGCCGCCGTCCGGCTGCGCGGTCTGACCCGGTCGTTCGACGGACGCACGGTCCTCGACGCCGTCGATCTGGACATCCCCGCCGGACAGTTCGTGGCCCTGCTCGGGCACAGCGGCTCCGGCAAGAGCACCCTGCTGCGGGCGGTCGCGGGCCTGGACCACTCGGTCGCCGGGAGCGGAGAACTGACGGCTCCGGAGCGGGTCTCCGTCGTGTTCCAGGACTCGCGGCTGCTGCCCTGGCGGCGGGTGCTGGAGAACGTGCTGCTGGGCCTCGACGGCAGGGAGGCCCAGCGCAAGGGGCGGGAGGCTCTCACCGAGGTCGGGCTGAAGGGTCGCGAGCGGGCCTGGCCCAACGAGCTGTCCGGCGGCGAGGCGCAACGTGCCGCGCTGGCTCGCTCCCTGGTCCGCGAGCCCGAACTCCTCCTGGCGGACGAGCCGTTCGGGGCACTGGACGCGCTCACCCGGATCAAGATGCACACCCTGCTGCGCGAACTCTGGGAGCGCCACCGGCCCTCCGTGCTGCTCGTCACGCACGACGTGGACGAGGCGATCGTGCTCGCCGACCGTGTCCTGGTCCTCGAGCACGGCCGGATCGGGCTCGACCTCACCATCGAGCGGCCGCATCCACGCTCGTACCGGGATCCGCTGCTCGGCGAGTACCGCGAGCGGTTGCTGGCGGCGCTGGGTGTGACGGCCGACGTCGGGTGA
- a CDS encoding ABC transporter permease has protein sequence MTTTTLGTAHVAAAEPAPRRRRRRSLSPGKRLPAARMVGPLVVLALWAAASAAGRLDPAAIPAPWTVLETGARLWSDGTLTTDVLTSLERAGYGFAIGLTAGVALALASGLSRTGEALIDGTVQLNRAIPTLGLIPLFILWLGIGETFKIAIIAIVVYIPIYLNTHAALSGIDHRFVELAEVQGLSRVRFIREIVIPGALPGFFVGLRLGVTGSWLGLVVLEQINATSGLGYMMFQAQNYGQSDVILVGLLIYGVFGLISDSAVRLVERRVLSWRRTLSS, from the coding sequence ATGACCACCACCACGCTGGGCACGGCCCACGTCGCCGCCGCCGAACCGGCGCCCCGCCGACGGCGCCGCCGCAGCCTCTCCCCCGGCAAACGCCTGCCCGCCGCCCGCATGGTCGGACCGCTCGTCGTCCTCGCCCTGTGGGCCGCCGCCTCCGCCGCCGGACGGCTCGACCCCGCGGCGATCCCCGCGCCCTGGACGGTGCTGGAGACCGGCGCCCGGCTGTGGAGCGACGGCACGCTCACCACCGACGTCCTCACCTCGCTGGAGCGCGCCGGATACGGCTTCGCGATCGGACTGACCGCCGGCGTGGCGCTCGCCCTGGCCTCCGGGCTGTCCCGGACCGGGGAGGCGCTGATCGACGGGACCGTGCAGCTCAACCGGGCGATCCCGACCCTCGGCCTGATCCCGCTGTTCATCCTCTGGCTGGGCATCGGCGAGACCTTCAAGATCGCGATCATCGCGATCGTCGTCTACATCCCGATCTACCTCAACACGCATGCCGCGCTGTCCGGCATCGACCACCGGTTCGTCGAACTCGCCGAGGTGCAGGGGCTGTCGAGGGTGCGGTTCATCCGGGAGATCGTGATCCCCGGCGCACTGCCCGGATTCTTCGTGGGACTCCGGCTCGGCGTCACCGGCTCCTGGCTCGGTCTGGTCGTCCTGGAGCAGATCAACGCCACCAGCGGCCTCGGCTACATGATGTTCCAGGCGCAGAACTACGGCCAGTCGGACGTCATCCTGGTCGGCCTCCTCATCTACGGCGTCTTCGGTCTGATCTCCGACAGCGCGGTCCGTCTCGTCGAACGGAGGGTGCTGTCATGGCGCCGCACACTGAGCAGCTGA
- a CDS encoding ABC transporter substrate-binding protein yields the protein MPATYDRRVFLTSLLGAAAGVAGLSGCAESSAAASAKGASTAPLAAKVPAGTSLKISSFQNVQQLQFKLAKLPALPFEVSDWLNIGAGPDVINAFRAKSLDLANNAGIPPIQAHFQGFDAKIVAINITRKPNYLFATKPGSDIRTVADFRGKKLAFSQGQAQGVVLLRALKGAGLKYDDVKLVPLTSNQFLTALQSGQVDVAPLGNTQAPAYLQQYASKGARTVTTDVVDLLNLLWAPASVLNDRAKAAAVAAYIPQWAQGQVWQYEHPDVWNEEFYVKTQNLNLAQAQSITALANKPLFPPSWAEAIRWEQETADLLAEGGFVKKFDVSSLFDHRFEGIAAKSVAAEYRK from the coding sequence GTGCCTGCCACCTATGACCGACGCGTCTTCCTCACTTCTCTGCTCGGCGCCGCCGCCGGTGTCGCAGGTCTCAGCGGCTGCGCCGAGAGCAGCGCCGCGGCGAGCGCGAAGGGCGCCTCCACGGCCCCGCTCGCGGCCAAGGTGCCCGCCGGCACGAGCCTGAAAATCTCCTCTTTCCAGAACGTCCAGCAGTTGCAGTTCAAGCTGGCGAAGCTGCCGGCGCTGCCGTTCGAGGTGTCGGACTGGCTCAACATCGGGGCCGGCCCCGATGTCATCAACGCATTTCGCGCCAAGTCCCTGGACCTCGCCAACAACGCGGGAATCCCGCCGATCCAGGCGCATTTCCAGGGTTTCGACGCCAAGATCGTCGCGATCAACATCACGCGCAAGCCGAACTATCTCTTCGCCACCAAGCCCGGCAGCGACATCCGCACGGTGGCGGACTTCCGCGGCAAGAAGCTGGCGTTCTCCCAGGGACAGGCACAGGGCGTGGTCCTGCTGCGGGCGCTGAAGGGCGCCGGCCTGAAGTACGACGACGTGAAACTCGTCCCGCTGACCAGCAACCAGTTCCTCACCGCGCTGCAGTCCGGCCAGGTCGACGTCGCCCCGCTCGGCAACACCCAGGCGCCCGCCTACCTCCAGCAGTACGCGTCCAAGGGCGCCCGCACCGTCACCACCGACGTCGTCGACCTGCTCAACCTGCTGTGGGCGCCGGCGTCCGTGTTGAACGACCGGGCGAAGGCGGCGGCGGTCGCCGCGTACATCCCGCAGTGGGCGCAGGGCCAGGTGTGGCAGTACGAGCACCCGGACGTGTGGAACGAGGAGTTCTACGTCAAGACGCAGAACCTGAACCTCGCCCAGGCCCAGTCGATCACGGCGCTCGCCAACAAGCCACTCTTCCCGCCCAGTTGGGCCGAGGCCATCCGGTGGGAGCAGGAGACCGCCGATCTGCTCGCGGAGGGCGGCTTCGTGAAGAAGTTCGACGTCTCCTCGCTCTTCGACCACCGCTTCGAGGGCATCGCCGCGAAGTCCGTAGCCGCCGAGTACCGGAAGTGA
- a CDS encoding biotin transporter BioY yields the protein MSTAAATPARPGQVLADLLPASRVRDIALVLGGAALTGLAAQIAVPVPGSPVPVTGQTFAALLVGTTLGARRGVSSLAVYALAGLAGVPWFADGASGIGVSFGYILGMILATAVVGALARRGADRSVPRTAGAMLLGEAVIYAVGVPYLAYAADLSASQAIAAGLTPFLIGDAVKAALAMGLLPTAWKLVKR from the coding sequence ATGAGCACCGCCGCCGCCACCCCCGCACGCCCCGGACAGGTCCTCGCCGACCTGCTCCCGGCCTCCCGCGTCCGGGACATCGCGCTCGTACTCGGCGGCGCCGCGCTGACCGGACTCGCCGCCCAGATCGCGGTCCCGGTCCCCGGCAGCCCCGTTCCGGTGACCGGCCAGACCTTCGCCGCGCTGCTCGTCGGCACGACCCTCGGCGCCCGTCGCGGAGTCTCCTCGCTCGCCGTCTACGCGCTGGCCGGCCTGGCCGGCGTGCCGTGGTTCGCCGACGGCGCCTCCGGCATCGGCGTCTCCTTCGGCTACATCCTCGGCATGATCCTCGCGACGGCCGTCGTGGGCGCCCTCGCCCGCCGCGGCGCCGACCGCTCCGTGCCGCGCACGGCGGGCGCGATGCTGCTGGGCGAGGCCGTCATCTACGCCGTCGGCGTCCCGTACCTCGCCTATGCGGCCGACCTCTCCGCGTCCCAGGCGATCGCTGCCGGGCTCACCCCCTTCCTGATCGGGGACGCGGTCAAGGCAGCCCTGGCGATGGGCCTGCTGCCGACGGCGTGGAAGCTCGTCAAGCGGTAG
- a CDS encoding LPXTG cell wall anchor domain-containing protein — MSSRRATTAVGSLVVASVSVVLTLSYPAGADDPGPGSSKGGKVVDAAPAGVRTTTSLPERISVDNSSGKTSITATVKNEGIQDGEQIRLLVVGFDGLTIKSVQGCEAISRKDLPEGSNSGFSCPIGHLAAGASKSYAVDATFDLEKTGKICLPVQTGDGRKTYWQQGPVPFGTTNPSPNAPATPLLLGTDNAPVGPGGDELPKTGVGRDLLPLGVAGASLLMAGAAGLWWSRRPAGSAAG; from the coding sequence ATGAGTTCTCGTCGTGCGACGACCGCCGTCGGATCGCTGGTCGTGGCATCCGTCTCGGTCGTTCTGACCCTGTCCTACCCCGCCGGGGCGGACGACCCGGGGCCCGGGAGCAGCAAGGGGGGAAAGGTCGTCGACGCGGCGCCGGCGGGCGTGCGGACGACGACTTCACTGCCGGAGCGGATCTCGGTCGACAACAGTTCCGGGAAAACGTCCATCACCGCCACGGTGAAGAACGAGGGGATCCAGGACGGCGAACAGATAAGGCTTTTGGTCGTCGGCTTCGACGGCCTTACGATCAAAAGCGTTCAGGGCTGTGAGGCGATCTCAAGGAAAGACCTGCCGGAAGGATCCAACAGCGGTTTCTCCTGCCCCATAGGCCATCTCGCGGCCGGTGCGTCGAAGTCCTATGCCGTCGACGCGACCTTCGACCTCGAGAAGACCGGAAAGATCTGTCTTCCCGTCCAGACGGGCGACGGCAGGAAGACGTACTGGCAGCAGGGCCCGGTGCCGTTCGGCACGACGAACCCGTCACCGAACGCGCCCGCCACCCCGCTGCTCCTCGGCACCGACAACGCACCCGTGGGCCCGGGCGGCGACGAACTGCCCAAGACCGGTGTCGGACGGGACCTGCTGCCGCTCGGCGTGGCCGGGGCGTCGCTGCTCATGGCGGGCGCGGCCGGGCTGTGGTGGTCCCGGCGGCCGGCCGGGTCGGCGGCGGGCTGA
- a CDS encoding serine/threonine-protein kinase, with translation MAGRYRLAGSIGQGGMGRVWRAVDEVLDRQVAVKEMRIDGLGSEDTRTRRERTLREARATARIDHPNVVRVYDVVDEGDRLWIVMELVAGRSLEGIMAEEGPLSPLAAARIGLGLVTALRQVHGRGVLHRDIKPGNVLVESGATGGGGQARERSDPGGGRVVLTDFGIAAIQDTKALTMVGMLVGSPDYMAPERISGRPQGPPSDVWSLGATLCAALAGHSPFARDTTLATLHAVLYEEPELPAGAGPLRAVLAALLEKDPAARPTLAALESLLVPIAFPRPTPTMAAGAPPPRSGISLARSQAVTERRSVPDGNVSPTPEAPHAARAAGRERGRTRRRTREPAQAPARAPARGHVQEHRQGPHGRAGRRRAGLFAALGVAAVGAVVAVVLAMVPGARGGADRAGGKTSGPPAVTATGPAAHSPSGPGAASPTVQGTFRPPSLPPGTHAEAGGYAWATPKGWRRDVKTGSEVHYTSPDGAQELVAKSSLAHGDLMDAWRTSEENARQGRDYRKIRLEETTFRGRPAVVWEYAFTLRGDPWRARLLGFDESGKSYQVNTWYRPGAEAEALQTYEAVKDSFTVL, from the coding sequence GTGGCCGGGCGTTACCGGCTGGCCGGGAGTATCGGCCAGGGGGGAATGGGACGGGTGTGGCGGGCCGTCGACGAAGTGCTCGACCGCCAGGTCGCGGTGAAGGAGATGCGCATCGACGGCCTCGGCTCCGAGGACACCCGCACCCGCCGCGAACGCACCCTGCGCGAGGCCCGGGCCACCGCGCGCATCGACCACCCCAACGTGGTCCGCGTCTACGACGTCGTCGACGAGGGCGACCGGCTGTGGATCGTCATGGAGCTGGTCGCGGGGCGCTCCCTCGAAGGGATCATGGCCGAGGAGGGCCCGCTGAGCCCGCTCGCCGCCGCCCGCATCGGCCTGGGGCTGGTCACCGCCCTGCGCCAGGTGCACGGCAGGGGTGTCCTGCACCGCGACATCAAACCGGGCAACGTCCTGGTGGAGAGCGGGGCGACCGGCGGGGGCGGGCAGGCGCGGGAGCGGAGCGACCCCGGCGGCGGGCGGGTCGTCCTCACGGACTTCGGCATCGCCGCCATCCAGGACACGAAGGCGCTGACCATGGTCGGCATGCTGGTCGGCTCCCCCGACTACATGGCCCCCGAGCGCATCTCCGGCCGCCCCCAGGGCCCGCCGTCCGACGTGTGGTCCCTGGGCGCGACGCTCTGTGCGGCGCTGGCCGGCCACTCCCCCTTCGCCCGCGACACCACACTGGCCACACTGCACGCGGTGCTCTACGAGGAGCCCGAACTCCCCGCCGGAGCAGGGCCGTTGCGAGCCGTGCTCGCCGCGTTGCTGGAGAAGGACCCGGCGGCCCGTCCCACCCTCGCCGCCCTGGAATCCCTCCTCGTCCCCATCGCCTTCCCCCGTCCCACGCCGACGATGGCGGCCGGCGCTCCGCCGCCGCGTTCCGGGATCTCCCTCGCCCGTTCCCAGGCGGTCACGGAACGCAGGTCCGTCCCTGACGGGAACGTCTCCCCGACGCCCGAGGCGCCGCACGCGGCACGCGCGGCGGGGCGGGAACGGGGACGGACCCGACGGCGGACACGCGAACCCGCACAGGCGCCGGCACGGGCACCGGCGCGGGGGCACGTGCAGGAGCACCGACAGGGGCCGCACGGACGGGCGGGCCGTCGGCGTGCCGGCCTGTTCGCCGCCCTCGGCGTCGCCGCCGTCGGTGCGGTCGTCGCGGTCGTGCTGGCGATGGTCCCCGGCGCGCGAGGCGGCGCGGACCGGGCCGGCGGCAAGACGTCCGGCCCGCCCGCCGTCACCGCCACCGGTCCCGCGGCCCACTCACCGTCCGGCCCGGGGGCGGCGTCCCCCACGGTGCAGGGGACGTTCCGGCCGCCGAGTCTGCCGCCGGGCACGCACGCGGAGGCGGGCGGCTACGCATGGGCGACGCCCAAGGGCTGGCGGCGGGACGTGAAGACGGGCTCGGAGGTGCACTACACCTCACCCGACGGAGCCCAGGAACTCGTCGCGAAGTCCTCCCTGGCCCACGGCGACCTGATGGACGCCTGGCGCACCTCGGAGGAGAACGCCCGCCAGGGCCGGGACTACCGCAAGATCCGTCTGGAGGAGACGACGTTCCGCGGCCGGCCGGCGGTGGTCTGGGAGTACGCCTTCACCCTCCGGGGAGACCCCTGGCGCGCCCGGCTGCTGGGCTTCGACGAGAGCGGGAAGTCCTACCAGGTCAACACCTGGTACCGGCCCGGGGCGGAGGCGGAGGCCCTGCAGACGTACGAGGCCGTGAAGGACAGCTTCACGGTGCTGTGA
- a CDS encoding amino acid permease — protein MTSQPTLTKAGPGPGGTGEPGSGLQAGLKNRHLSMIAIGGVIGAGLFVGSSSGIATAGPGILLSYALVGTLVVLVMRMLGEMSAANPTSGSFSAHADRALGRWAGFSIGWLYWFFWVVVLAVEATAGAKILEGWMPAVPQWGWALIVMVVLTATNLVSVGSYGEFEFWFAGIKVVAIGAFIVVGGLAVFGVLPGADSDKAGLGNLTGHGGFLPNGPGAILTGVLLVVFSFMGSEIATLAAGESENPQRAVTKSTNSIIWRIGVFYLGSIFVVVTLLPWDDPSIKEQGSYVAALDSLGIAHAGQIMNFIVLTSVLSCLNSGLYTASRMAYSLGERGDAPKAFARTTRRGVPLAAIVSSVVFGFVAVFFNYRFPDSVFLFLVNSSGAVALFVWLVICFSQLRMRKIIQAEAPEKLVVKMWLYPYLTWATAALIVFVLGYMLTDTEGESSGRTTVLLSLLVAAVVVAVAVVKQRGAGARTGHTPVGPAGPAADSSASAGSRADKV, from the coding sequence ATGACTTCGCAGCCGACCCTCACCAAGGCCGGACCAGGCCCCGGAGGCACCGGAGAACCCGGTTCCGGACTTCAGGCAGGTCTCAAGAACCGGCACCTGTCGATGATCGCCATCGGCGGCGTCATCGGCGCCGGACTGTTCGTCGGTTCCAGCTCCGGCATCGCCACCGCCGGGCCGGGCATCCTGCTCTCCTACGCGCTCGTCGGCACGCTCGTGGTGCTGGTGATGCGCATGCTGGGTGAGATGTCCGCGGCCAATCCGACCTCCGGTTCCTTCTCCGCGCACGCCGACCGCGCGCTCGGACGCTGGGCCGGGTTCTCCATCGGCTGGCTGTACTGGTTCTTCTGGGTCGTCGTGCTGGCCGTGGAAGCGACCGCCGGGGCCAAGATCCTCGAAGGGTGGATGCCCGCCGTTCCCCAGTGGGGGTGGGCGCTCATCGTGATGGTCGTGCTGACCGCCACCAACCTCGTCTCCGTCGGCTCCTACGGCGAGTTCGAGTTCTGGTTCGCCGGCATCAAGGTCGTCGCCATCGGCGCGTTCATCGTGGTGGGCGGGCTCGCCGTGTTCGGCGTGCTCCCCGGCGCCGACAGCGACAAGGCCGGGCTGGGCAACCTCACCGGGCACGGCGGCTTCCTGCCCAACGGACCCGGCGCGATCCTCACCGGTGTCCTGCTCGTCGTCTTCTCCTTCATGGGCAGCGAGATCGCGACCCTCGCGGCCGGCGAGTCCGAGAACCCGCAGCGGGCCGTCACAAAGTCCACCAACAGCATCATCTGGCGGATCGGCGTCTTCTACCTCGGCTCGATCTTCGTCGTCGTCACGCTCCTGCCCTGGGACGACCCGTCCATCAAGGAGCAGGGCTCCTACGTCGCCGCCCTCGACTCGCTCGGCATCGCGCACGCCGGCCAGATCATGAACTTCATCGTGCTGACGTCCGTGCTGTCCTGCCTCAACTCCGGTCTCTACACGGCTTCCCGCATGGCCTACTCGCTCGGTGAGCGGGGCGACGCGCCGAAGGCCTTCGCCCGGACGACGCGCCGTGGCGTCCCCCTGGCGGCGATCGTCTCCTCCGTGGTCTTCGGATTCGTCGCCGTCTTCTTCAACTACCGGTTCCCGGACTCCGTCTTCCTCTTCCTGGTGAACTCCAGCGGCGCCGTGGCGCTGTTCGTCTGGCTGGTGATCTGCTTCTCGCAGCTGCGCATGCGGAAGATCATCCAGGCCGAGGCGCCCGAGAAGCTGGTCGTGAAGATGTGGCTCTACCCGTATCTGACCTGGGCGACCGCCGCACTCATCGTCTTCGTGCTCGGCTACATGCTGACCGACACCGAAGGGGAGAGCAGCGGGCGGACGACGGTGCTGCTGTCGCTGCTCGTCGCCGCGGTCGTGGTCGCCGTCGCCGTGGTGAAGCAGCGGGGCGCGGGGGCGCGGACCGGCCACACCCCCGTCGGTCCCGCCGGCCCCGCGGCCGACTCCTCCGCCTCTGCCGGCTCGCGGGCCGACAAGGTCTAG
- a CDS encoding ribose-5-phosphate isomerase — MRVYLGSDHAGFELKNHLVEWLKAAGHDPVDCGPHIYDAQDDYPPFCLRAAEKTAADPDSLGIVIGGSGNGEQIAANKVKGVRAALAWSEETASLGRQHNNANVVAVGARMHTQDEVAKFVETFLATPFSEDERHIRRIDMLAAYETTGDLPPVPPHHPQQ; from the coding sequence ATGCGCGTGTATCTCGGCTCGGACCATGCCGGCTTCGAACTCAAGAACCACCTCGTCGAATGGCTCAAGGCGGCGGGTCACGACCCGGTCGACTGCGGGCCCCACATCTACGACGCCCAGGACGACTACCCGCCCTTCTGCCTCCGCGCGGCGGAGAAGACGGCCGCGGACCCCGACTCCCTCGGCATCGTGATCGGCGGCTCCGGCAACGGCGAGCAGATCGCCGCGAACAAGGTGAAGGGCGTCCGCGCGGCGCTGGCCTGGAGCGAGGAGACCGCGTCCCTCGGCCGCCAGCACAACAACGCCAACGTCGTCGCGGTCGGCGCCCGCATGCACACCCAGGACGAGGTGGCGAAGTTCGTCGAGACCTTCCTGGCCACCCCGTTCTCCGAGGACGAGCGGCACATCCGCCGCATCGACATGCTGGCGGCCTACGAGACGACGGGCGACCTGCCCCCCGTCCCGCCCCACCACCCCCAGCAGTAA
- a CDS encoding Fpg/Nei family DNA glycosylase: MPEGHTIHRLAQDYARFTGRPLQVSSPQGKFAAAATLLADAALTRTEAHGKHLFLGFTAERWIHIHLGLFGKVTFGPAPAPPPTDTVRLRLAAPASYVDLRGPTTCALIGDEEKQAVHARLGPDPLRADADPQAAYARVSRSRTTIAALLMDQKVIAGVGNVYRAEVLFRHRVDPYRAGRTITPAEWDAIWSDLVALMRQGVRDNRIDTVRPEHTPEAMGRAPRVDDHGGEVYVYRRAHQPCHLCGDAVRTADLAARNLFWCPTCQKN; encoded by the coding sequence GTGCCGGAAGGCCACACGATCCACCGACTGGCGCAGGACTACGCCCGCTTCACCGGGCGGCCCCTGCAAGTGAGCAGCCCCCAGGGCAAGTTCGCCGCGGCGGCGACCCTCCTCGCCGACGCCGCGCTGACCCGCACCGAGGCGCACGGCAAGCACCTCTTCCTCGGCTTCACCGCCGAGCGGTGGATCCACATACACCTGGGCCTCTTCGGCAAGGTCACCTTCGGTCCGGCCCCCGCGCCGCCGCCCACGGACACCGTCCGGCTCCGCCTCGCCGCCCCGGCCTCCTACGTCGACCTGCGCGGCCCCACGACCTGCGCCCTCATCGGGGACGAGGAGAAGCAGGCCGTGCACGCCCGGCTCGGCCCCGACCCGCTGCGCGCCGACGCCGACCCGCAGGCCGCGTACGCCCGCGTCTCCCGCAGCCGTACGACGATCGCCGCACTCCTCATGGACCAGAAGGTCATCGCCGGCGTGGGCAACGTCTATCGCGCCGAGGTCCTCTTCCGGCACCGCGTCGACCCCTACCGTGCGGGCCGGACGATCACCCCCGCAGAATGGGACGCGATCTGGTCCGACCTGGTCGCCCTCATGCGGCAGGGCGTCCGCGACAACCGCATCGACACCGTCCGCCCGGAGCACACCCCGGAGGCGATGGGCCGCGCGCCGCGCGTCGACGACCACGGCGGCGAGGTGTACGTCTACCGCCGTGCACACCAGCCCTGCCACCTGTGCGGCGACGCCGTCCGCACCGCCGACCTCGCCGCCCGCAACCTCTTCTGGTGCCCGACCTGCCAGAAGAACTGA